Proteins encoded by one window of Chryseobacterium sp. POL2:
- a CDS encoding RteC domain-containing protein, whose translation MEQFYNETLNRIKTVALEFEIKADYSLHELEAILNEIVKELTKVKKYILKNGFAGTDEEILFFKVHKPNIVSNLIYYNAIYKIEAKKPYGGQQVLEDYLVKELSELKRFYDRNIEFCKYYRTNSTYLDHKYFVREQHDIKLSLDTFSFEADSRFSTSHDFKVAKIIANDRLEIYLENQLNNTNQKSSFENCSLKWTASKAAATELIYGLYLSGVFNNGQADIVVIVRHFEHLFGIDLGDFYHTFTELKSRKINRTKFSDEMREALIKRMDEQDEK comes from the coding sequence ATGGAACAATTTTATAACGAAACACTGAACAGAATAAAAACGGTAGCTCTCGAATTTGAGATTAAAGCCGATTATTCTTTACACGAACTTGAAGCTATTCTCAATGAAATAGTTAAAGAGCTTACGAAAGTAAAAAAGTACATTCTTAAAAATGGATTTGCCGGTACTGATGAAGAAATTTTGTTTTTCAAAGTCCATAAACCAAATATTGTTTCAAACCTTATCTATTATAATGCTATCTATAAAATAGAAGCAAAGAAACCTTATGGTGGGCAACAGGTTTTAGAGGATTATCTCGTCAAAGAATTATCGGAACTCAAAAGGTTTTACGACAGAAATATCGAGTTCTGTAAATATTACCGGACTAACAGTACCTATCTCGACCATAAATATTTTGTACGAGAACAACACGACATAAAACTAAGTTTAGATACTTTTTCTTTTGAAGCAGATAGTCGTTTTTCTACTTCACACGATTTTAAGGTCGCTAAGATTATCGCAAATGACCGTTTGGAAATTTATCTTGAAAACCAGCTAAACAATACTAATCAGAAATCATCATTTGAAAATTGTTCATTAAAATGGACTGCGAGTAAAGCCGCAGCGACCGAATTGATATATGGACTTTATTTATCAGGGGTTTTCAATAATGGACAAGCAGATATTGTCGTTATTGTTAGACACTTTGAACACCTTTTCGGTATTGATTTAGGCGATTTTTACCATACATTTACGGAACTAAAATCCCGAAAGATAAACCGAACCAAATTTTCTGATGAAATGCGTGAAGCATTGATTAAAAGAATGGACGAACAGGACGAGAAGTAG